The following are encoded together in the Cynocephalus volans isolate mCynVol1 chromosome 4, mCynVol1.pri, whole genome shotgun sequence genome:
- the LRRN4CL gene encoding LRRN4 C-terminal-like protein, translated as MLGSPCILWLLAVTLSLIPRAQPMAPQDFEEEEEDNTEWPPVRCDYDHCRHLQVPCKELQRPGPAACLCPGLSSPAQPPNQPRLGEVRIVAEEGRAVVHWCAPFSPVHHYWLLLWEGSGDPQKGPLLNATVRRAELKGLKPGGAYVVCVVAANEAGESLVPRAGIPAFGPCGRLSVPPRPLTLVHAAVGVGTALALLSCSVLTWHFCLRDRWGCPRRATARAAGAL; from the coding sequence ATGCTGGGCTCTCCCTGCATTCTGTGGCTCCTGGCCGTGACCCTCTCCTTGATCCCCAGAGCTCAACCCATGGCCCCTCAAGACtttgaggaagaggaggaagataaCACGGAGTGGCCGCCTGTCCGCTGCGACTACGACCACTGCCGCCACCTGCAGGTGCCCTGCAAGGAGCTGCAGAGGCCCGGGCCTGCGGCCTGCCTGTGCCCAGGGCTCTCCAGCCCTGCTCAGCCGCCCAACCAGCCGCGCCTGGGAGAAGTGCGCATCGTGGCGGAGGAGGGCCGCGCCGTGGTCCACTGGTGTGCCCCCTTCTCCCCGGTCCACCACTACTGGCTGCTGCTTTGGGAAGGCAGCGGGGATCCGCAGAAGGGGCCCCTCCTCAACGCGACGGTCCGCAGAGCGGAACTGAAGGGACTGAAGCCTGGGGGCGCTTATGTCGTCTGCGTGGTGGCCGCTAACGAGGCCGGGGAGAGCCTCGTGCCCAGGGCCGGCATCCCCGCCTTCGGGCCTTGCGGCCGGCTCTCCGTGCCGCCCAGACCGCTCACCCTGGTGCACGCGGCCGTGGGGGTGGGCACGGCCCTGGCCCTGCTCAGCTGCTCCGTCCTGACCTGGCACTTCTGCTTGCGCGACCGCTGGGGCTGCCCGCGCCGCGCCACCGCCCGAGCCGCGGGGGCGCTCTGA